One segment of Senegalia massiliensis DNA contains the following:
- a CDS encoding 2Fe-2S iron-sulfur cluster-binding protein, whose amino-acid sequence MNDMYINIEFKKSGKTVRTYPGYTLLQIARANKIPILSPCGGNALCGGCRVKVIEGNDIIDVSAEEYNKLSDEQIEDNWRLSCSFIPYKDIVVDA is encoded by the coding sequence ATGAATGATATGTATATTAATATAGAATTTAAAAAGAGTGGAAAAACTGTAAGGACTTATCCAGGATATACATTGTTACAAATTGCTCGGGCAAATAAAATACCTATATTATCTCCTTGTGGTGGAAATGCATTATGTGGAGGATGTAGAGTAAAAGTGATTGAGGGTAATGATATTATTGATGTAAGTGCTGAAGAATATAATAAATTATCTGATGAGCAAATAGAAGATAATTGGAGATTATCTTGTAGTTTTATTCCATATAAAGATATTGTAGTAGATGCCTAG